A part of Denticeps clupeoides unplaced genomic scaffold, fDenClu1.1, whole genome shotgun sequence genomic DNA contains:
- the miox gene encoding inositol oxygenase isoform X2 encodes MRIIGEGPDPSLVYRPNLQPSNAKDKTTFRNYEGGELHDRVFNTYRLMHTHQTLDFIKQKHIQWSSCSHAKLTMMEAIELLDKLVDESDPDVDFPNSFHAFQTAEGIRQQHPDKDWFQLVGLIHDVGKVMALWGEPQWAVVGDTYPVGCRFQDSIVFRDSTFSENPDFKQSAFSSEYGVYKPNCGLENVTMSWGHDEYLYQVLKFNKCPIPEEGMYIIRFHSFYPWHHHGDYMHLCDDKDMRMLPWVKEFNKFDLYTKSDRLLDAATLRQHYQQLIDKFCPGVLSW; translated from the exons ATGAGGATCATCGGTGAG GGTCCAGACCCGTCTCTGGTCTACAGGCCCAATCTGCAGCCCAGCAATGCCAAGGATAAGACAACCTTTCGGAATTATGAG GGTGGAGAGCTGCATGACCGAGTCTTCAACACATACAgactgatgcacacacaccagactCTCGACTTCATCAAACAGAAG CATATTCAGTGGTCCAGCTGCTCTCATGCCAAGTTGACCATGATGGAGGCCATCGAGCTGCTGGACAAGCTGGTGGACGAGTCAGACCCAGACGTGGATTTTCCCAACTCCTTCCACGCCTTCCAGACCGCTGAGGGCATCCGACAACAACACCCCGATAAAG ACTGGTTCCAGTTGGTCGGACTCATCCACGATGTTGGGAAAGTTATGGCTTTGTGGGGAGAGCCTCAG TGGGCTGTGGTTGGTGACACGTACCCCGTTGGCTGCAGGTTCCAGGACTCCATTGTCTTCAGAGACTccaccttcagtgagaaccccGACTTCAAGCAGTCAGCattcag TTCTGAATATGGCGTCTACAAACCCAACTGTGGGCTGGAGAACGTGACGATGTCCTGGGGCCACGAtg AGTATCTGTACCAGGTGCTGAAGTTTAACAAGTGTCCTATTCCTGAAGAG GGGATGTACATCATACGGTTCCACTCGTTCTACCCCTGGCATCACCATGGCGACTACATGCACTTGTGCGATGACAAAGACATGCGCATGCTTCCCTGGGTTAAGGAGTTCAA TAAGTTTGACCTCTACACCAAGTCGGACCGCCTGCTGGACGCCGCCACGCTCAGGCAGCACTACCAGCAGCTGATCGACAAGTTCTGCCCCGGAGTCCTGAGCTGGTGA
- the miox gene encoding inositol oxygenase isoform X1: MRIIGEGPDPSLVYRPNLQPSNAKDKTTFRNYEGGELHDRVFNTYRLMHTHQTLDFIKQKHIQWSSCSHAKLTMMEAIELLDKLVDESDPDVDFPNSFHAFQTAEGIRQQHPDKGHDQNLRSESANSPKTRPSLQTGSSWSDSSTMLGKLWLCGESLRFQDSIVFRDSTFSENPDFKQSAFSSEYGVYKPNCGLENVTMSWGHDEYLYQVLKFNKCPIPEEGMYIIRFHSFYPWHHHGDYMHLCDDKDMRMLPWVKEFNKFDLYTKSDRLLDAATLRQHYQQLIDKFCPGVLSW, encoded by the exons ATGAGGATCATCGGTGAG GGTCCAGACCCGTCTCTGGTCTACAGGCCCAATCTGCAGCCCAGCAATGCCAAGGATAAGACAACCTTTCGGAATTATGAG GGTGGAGAGCTGCATGACCGAGTCTTCAACACATACAgactgatgcacacacaccagactCTCGACTTCATCAAACAGAAG CATATTCAGTGGTCCAGCTGCTCTCATGCCAAGTTGACCATGATGGAGGCCATCGAGCTGCTGGACAAGCTGGTGGACGAGTCAGACCCAGACGTGGATTTTCCCAACTCCTTCCACGCCTTCCAGACCGCTGAGGGCATCCGACAACAACACCCCGATAAAGGTCATGATCAGAATTTAAGGTCAGAAAGTGCAAATAGTCCTAAAACCCGCCCCTCCCTTCAGACTGGTTCCAGTTGGTCGGACTCATCCACGATGTTGGGAAAGTTATGGCTTTGTGGGGAGAGCCTCAG GTTCCAGGACTCCATTGTCTTCAGAGACTccaccttcagtgagaaccccGACTTCAAGCAGTCAGCattcag TTCTGAATATGGCGTCTACAAACCCAACTGTGGGCTGGAGAACGTGACGATGTCCTGGGGCCACGAtg AGTATCTGTACCAGGTGCTGAAGTTTAACAAGTGTCCTATTCCTGAAGAG GGGATGTACATCATACGGTTCCACTCGTTCTACCCCTGGCATCACCATGGCGACTACATGCACTTGTGCGATGACAAAGACATGCGCATGCTTCCCTGGGTTAAGGAGTTCAA TAAGTTTGACCTCTACACCAAGTCGGACCGCCTGCTGGACGCCGCCACGCTCAGGCAGCACTACCAGCAGCTGATCGACAAGTTCTGCCCCGGAGTCCTGAGCTGGTGA